In Pseudomonadota bacterium, a genomic segment contains:
- a CDS encoding cytosine deaminase, with protein sequence MDIILKNANVAHRDEPVRRADIAIKGEKIAAVEVNITAEAGQVIDCNGRLVSGSLIDAHVHLDAVLAAGLERDNESGTLHEGIDIWTDYKPKRTLEGIKQRARRAIDWEVAQGSGFIRTHADVCDDAQLSTQALVELRDELRDRVDIQIVAFPQVGIKSFPGGEAQMRASLDMGADVVGGIPHNEVTREAGVASMMFVFDEAEKRGLMIDVHCDEIDDSHARFLETMVEQTFKRGMGAAVTASHCVALHSYNNAYAYRMMGWVKRSGLNVTANPFDNIILQAREDTYPKRRGMTRVKELLAAGVNVGMGHDSIMDPWYPLGRGDMVEAASLTLHVCQMSGVKEIDTCFDMITWRNAQTLGLQNYGVAPGAQADLVVFDAASKADVLRINPACTHVFKRGRLVAETKPAESSVMGGAVDFTRGS encoded by the coding sequence ATGGATATCATCCTCAAGAACGCCAACGTGGCGCACCGTGACGAGCCTGTGCGCCGCGCCGATATCGCCATCAAAGGTGAGAAGATCGCCGCCGTCGAAGTCAATATCACCGCCGAGGCCGGGCAGGTGATCGATTGCAATGGGCGACTGGTGAGCGGCTCGCTGATCGACGCCCATGTGCATCTGGATGCGGTGCTGGCGGCCGGGCTAGAGCGCGACAATGAATCTGGCACCCTGCATGAAGGCATCGACATTTGGACCGACTACAAGCCCAAGCGTACGCTAGAAGGGATCAAGCAGCGGGCGCGCCGCGCCATCGATTGGGAGGTGGCGCAAGGCTCGGGGTTCATCCGTACCCATGCTGATGTCTGTGACGATGCCCAACTATCGACCCAGGCGCTGGTCGAGTTGCGCGATGAACTGCGCGACCGGGTTGATATTCAGATCGTTGCCTTTCCCCAAGTGGGCATCAAATCCTTTCCCGGCGGCGAGGCGCAGATGCGCGCTTCGCTCGACATGGGGGCCGATGTGGTGGGCGGTATTCCGCACAACGAAGTCACCCGCGAAGCTGGCGTGGCAAGTATGATGTTCGTTTTCGACGAGGCCGAGAAGCGCGGTCTGATGATCGACGTTCATTGCGACGAAATCGATGACAGCCATGCGCGTTTTCTTGAGACCATGGTGGAACAGACCTTCAAGCGCGGCATGGGCGCAGCCGTCACGGCGAGCCATTGCGTCGCCTTGCATTCCTACAACAACGCCTATGCCTACCGCATGATGGGCTGGGTCAAGCGCTCGGGGCTGAACGTAACCGCCAATCCGTTCGACAACATCATCCTGCAGGCGCGCGAGGACACCTATCCGAAGCGGCGCGGCATGACCCGGGTGAAGGAGTTGCTCGCCGCCGGAGTCAACGTCGGCATGGGCCATGATTCGATCATGGACCCGTGGTACCCACTCGGACGCGGCGATATGGTGGAGGCTGCTTCGCTCACCCTTCATGTCTGTCAGATGTCGGGGGTGAAGGAGATCGATACTTGTTTTGATATGATCACCTGGCGCAACGCGCAAACTCTCGGCCTTCAGAATTACGGCGTCGCTCCTGGCGCGCAAGCAGATCTGGTGGTGTTCGATGCCGCCAGCAAGGCTGATGTATTGCGCATCAACCCGGCCTGCACACATGTGTTCAAGCGCGGCCGTCTGGTCGCCGAAACCAAACCGGCGGAGAGTTCGGTGATGGGTGGCGCGGTGGATTTCACACGTGGCTCCTGA